The genomic window TTATTCACAAATACTACCCTGCCAATCACTACCTGCAGAAAATTAAAAGAGACATAAACACGAACTGCTCTTTCTGTGATGAGCATCCAGAAACAGTTTTACACCTATTTTGGCATTGTTCTCACACCAGAAAATTCTGGCAAGACCTTTGCAGATTAGTCATTGACCATATATTTAAAGACTTTATATTGTTATGGCAAAATGTGGTGTTTGGTTTCTTCAATCCCccaagaaaagaagacaaacattttttatgGTAAACCTGACAATGATATTGGCAAAAGTTTTCATTCATAAGTGTAAGTTTAGCAataaaaaccctttttttcctgaaagatGTTGAGCAATAGGTGAAACTACTTTCTAATTTGACTAACAAAAAGGCtatcaaaacatttaatatCTGTATGTTTGATAATATTTTTGTCTAGTGTGATATACCCCTGGCTCTTCTGTTACTGTTCAAGTTGTATACTATCCTCTTGTACACTGAATCTATGTTATGTTCTTTTGTTAattgatcattttttaaaaaaaaaatgcatgagaaGGTAACATTAACGTCCATACATCATTTTGCACTGGAACTGtaactgtgggaaaaaaaaaatattttgctaaAAAGTGTCAGTAGGCCTAATTGCATGGATTGGAAACAAACGTTTTTGGTGAAAAAGGGCCGATTTGCGAGTGCTAATAGATCAACAATAACTAACGGTGGCTATCATAGCTAAGTTACCTGGAAAGATAATTAGCCACACATTAACCCAACGACCAACAATGGTGCTCAAGGGCGTATTCAACTAACGTTAATGTGCTTATTACGTTTTACTTGTCAGAAAGCCCACGTGAAGTCTGAGTAAAGTGTCAGTCATTTATGTTGCACTGCATGTGTAATTTATGTTGACAGTAGTAGCTTTCATTTATTGCGTCTGTATAGCTGTGCATGCTTCTGATAAATAGCATTattagtgtttgtttgattaaagCGCAAGCAGTTTTATCACAGTCAGCTTTCATTCACAGTTAGTGTCATCATGAGCAAGAGGAAGGGTGGCAGTcacatttgtcagtttttttgggCAGCCTCAGAGAAAAGAGTAAGTTAAGAGCAGTGAGATAATGAGTACTAGTCAGAGAATAGAAGAATACAGTACTACAAGAGATGAGTCAATGTTTCTTGATATAATAATCATTGCCATTCAGATCAGAAATGGTTAGTAATCCATTCATGAACATCATAGCAAGAAGCATTGCTTGTTTACTTGCACTATTTCTTTCATGTTAACTCATtaagagtagagagagagagagagagagagagagcatgatgaTGCTGACAGGGCAGGTAGAGCAAGTTACATTGAGGTGAGTGAGAAAAGGAGCAAATATTGATAAAGTGATACTACAATAAAACTTAAGTGTTCCAGTTAAAAATCAATGCTACGAGTTTGCTTATGACCATGGAGCACTATTTTAGTCTGAAAGTCTAATTTGTTATGTCACACacagggtgagggagggagactAGGGTGAGACTGGGTGTTGCAGTTTAGTCTAGGGCAgaggtgggcaaatccggtcctggaggacCCTctaggactggatttgcccacccctggtctagGGTACTGtgtagttgttttgttttgaattgtttCGGAAGGGGGGGGCCCCCTGGCagatttgcccccccccccccctctacaTTGACTCCATGGCATCAACCTTGGCCGATAGTACACATTCCCCATCCATGGCTTTATTTAAGAGAAATGACGTGAGGTTTAGTTAGCTTTGCACTACGACAGCCGGTAGAAATGTCCTTCAACTTCTACTATTTACTTTTATAATTTGAGTACATTTCAGATCCTgtacttttttacttttacttgagtaaagaagTTGAAtcagtacttctacttttaccaGTCTTTTTTTACACAAGTATCCATacctgtcgagccacacatgctactcctgagataccatgATCCTGACTCCTGCTCTCCGGACTGATCCATCctttacttgaaattgtaactgtccactgggtcggcacctactgtacacctgtctggccaagaaggggtctcctctctctgtggtccttctcaagatttctcccatttttttccccctgttattCCTTTTACAACTGGATTTTTGCTGAGTTTTtccttgcccgccatgaggattaagtcagggggtcttgttttgtttgttgtaaagccctttgagactgtaaacagtgatattgggctctaaataaacttgaaacttcagCTGGACTGCTCTGTAACTAGGCAGACTATTTAACACTGTTCTGTGGCTAAGCTTATTATTTAACACAGACCAGCCACATACCACAAtaccattttttaaatttaaaataaaaaatcaaatttaaatttcTTCCAGAAAAAATCTGATATTGTGCTTGGGGGGTGGGGAATCCCCCTTGAGCAACTGGCGTTTTGACCAGGACAGGGTCTCCGTTTGGTCATGTGTAGATCACAAGATTCTGAACATGTATTCAGATGGTAATTGGATGGCTCTGGTTGTGCTGTTGGTTTATGTTTGGTGCTGCTAGTTAATCCAGGAGTTTACAGAATACATCAGGTGgatacagaaaaaataaaaatatgggAAACAGCAGgattcaaaacaaataaataaactcaaatgATTCTCTCAAATAAGgatgttttctttctcattggtcagtcagtcaaacttttgcacattacattacaatgaTAATTATGTGTGACCCACACTCCTCCCTCAGTCCCTCTGCACAGAATATAAATGACTGCACCACATTAGCCATCATGTGTCACGATGGCACTTCACACCAGCTCTTATCACATTTATTCAGAGTTTAGGTTCAGGCAGTAATGatatattctaaaaaaaaaactgtcagtgGAAATAACAGTGAGCACATGAACACAATCAATTCAAATATGCCTTGTTTCTTTGATGTTTATGTGAAAGTGTGATTGCACtaggaaaaacagaagaaccATCACAACTTCAAATGTGCGTTTTAAAAGTGCCACACAACCTCTGAAGAAGGGCAAGGAGACTTTATCAACtgctccttaaaaaaaattactaatAATGTACAAAGTCTACAAGCCCTGTGCTAAAGCTAGACTGAAAACTCGATTATGGAGTTTTATATGAGGTCTCAGCATGAATGCTTCCATTGTAACACATGACAAAGATTTCAGCTGCAAACCATTTATGAAAGAGTGTGGAGAACAATTTTCCACTTTATCTATTCACCTTTTCATTTTGGACTAGACATATGTATTTCACCATAAATGTTCGATACACAGTGGTACTAACGGATATTCTTGCAACACTGATGTCACTCCAGCCACAGCTGCATGGACACTGCTCAGTACCAGTAGGATTTACGCGCTCGCCTAGGTTCCTCAATGTTCATCTTCTCCATGATCTCTTCCTCCAAGGTCTTCAGCGACAGTGTGTATGTCTTTTCGAGGCAGTCTTCTGGAGTTGTATCTTTAGGCCCATCTGAAAAGGTGGAAAAAAGTggaaagtgaaaaaagtgaCACAAATATACCCCTttgctgtctgactgtgtcctCCTCCAGgccctgagagacagacagtgcttCTGTCCAATACCAGTGCACATACTGCAGAGACAGATAGTATTTCTGTCTAATACCAGTGCTCATACTGCAGCAAAAATAAACCAATCACCAAAGCATGTGCTGGTATTGTCCCAGCATAAGTGCATGACTAAAACTGATGCTTAAAATGGATTGGTGACCATCAAAATGCATGAAACATGAATCTGACACTGTAAATCAGAGGTGAAGACCTTTTTTGCACCTCCTTGTATCTTTGTTGTGAACACAGTCAGGAGTAGAGAGTTAGTTAATGCACTAGACCAGGgttgggcaaatccagtcctggagggccgatgtcctgccggtttttgttttcacctcttagctacctgttgattttcaccttgaaaacaggtgtgcacgctcttcagccaatcacagattgtatttagttggtcaacaagaaaaacagcaggaccatggccctccaggaccggatttgcccacccctgcacTAGACCCTTCCTACACTGTAGATATTTCTAGGTGACTGTACCAGATGCTACTGACACAGAGATGGGAAGTGAGAGGAGCAAGctgactgtgtggtttgtgttaatTTAACAGCAGAGCCAGGATAGCATACCAGAAAAGAACCAGGTCTGGACAGCATACCAGAAAAGAACCAGGTCTGGACAGTTAGTCATCCTACCGTCCTGTTGGCTGGAACCACATAACACACTAATTCTGCCATTCAAATCTTTACCTGATGaccctgcacacagacacactaataaTCTTTACCTGACGACTCTGGAGATAAAAGGGCTTAGCAAGAGAATGATGTGTTAATGGATTAATAAATAACCACAAGCATCCATCCCTCCCTCACAcaattttttattattgtctCAGCAGAAATTCTCTTTCTACTGATTTATCTGAAATGTCAGTCAGCGACTAAGGACCTTACCTTTCCATCTCCCTCTGCACTCTAAGGACCTTACCACTCCATCTCCTGCTGTACTCTAAGGACCTTACCTTTCCACTGTTGTGGAATGATGCCATCCTTCCTCTGGAAGACTGGTTTAGGAATGATGCGCCCTGTTCGGACAGAAACGCGgactttttccccctcctctgtgtATTTCCATGTTACCTCTGTGGGCTTCCTAAATGGGGGGAAACAACGTTTAACGGCCAGGACAGAAACAGGCATGGCAACAGTCCTATTCCACCAGTCTGCTTTAAGCTACACATCTACAGTCCCATCCCAGAGGAGATAACCTCAGGTtgacaataaacacaaatgagCTTGCTTACTGGACTTTAAAACGGTCAGGAGGTACGTGGAGTGGTACACTGATACTTAATGTTTTGAGGAGCAGTCACTGAAACATGGATGTCCTGGTGGCTCTGGTTTAAAATGGTGTGTCAGTGGTAATTTCTCACTCACCTGTCTGATGGATCGATGAGGGACACATTTCTGAGCAGCAGGGGGGCTTCACTGGCTATGTATGTCCCCCTATAATCTCCAGACCTGCCAATGTATCTGTAATGCTGAGGGGAACCACAAACCAATCAACTCCACTTCTCAACAATGCAACTTCCTCTTTAACCTTAGTGCTGTTTTTATGCATTTAGATAAAGGACAACACAGTATCAGTGGATGAGCTGTGTAGATGTGAGAGATGGTGAAAGAATGATTCTTACTGTGTTAAGGCCTTCAAGTATGACCCAGTTTCGCCGCCTGAACACTTGAACAACTCTGCCCTGTTTTCCTTTGTCCTTCCCAGACAAAACTTCCATCTAGACGAAGTTACAAAACCCTCTAAATATAGATATCACATTTCACTCATTACATCAGTATAATACCCATATGTTTTCACCACGTTTCACTTGTTAATAAATGACAAAAGTTAGCAAGATCTGCAGCTGGCTGGTGGATAGTtctggtgtatgtggtgtgggGCTCAGGGTTTGATATTTAACCTTGAAACTAGCGGATCCAGCAGGCCACAGATCACACGGATCCATTTTgcttcttttccctttctccacATGCACTCTGATTATTTACTCCTATCCGTTACACCTTCACCATATTGTCAAAGCACGAGACAAACAGTTCAATTAACAGCTCACTCAATCCAACTAGGGTTGTGTcaaggcaattttttttaacagttaaagtcctctttcaatgtttttttttttcctgaaatgatTTGATCTGTTTACTGCCGTATTGAACAATAAAGTTACAAACATACTCTTTTCTAAGCTGCTTTGGACAAAACATCCGCCGAATGACTACacgtaaatgtaaaaatgtacagtGTTCATTCATTACTTTTCTCACAAGTGGCTGGGGTGTGAGGAGTAAGTTGTACTAAAGATTCCACACTAACAGACAGTCCAAACCAAGAATCATCTCCTTTGACAGCAGGATCAGCAGCGCTCTCTCATTACACTCTCATGTGCAAATCTTTCTGTGGTGCATATTCAACAGTAAAAACAAGTATGCACTGTTTCTTACCATATCTCCTCGGAACACAGACCAGTCTTTCTCTGGGACGGGCTCGACGGAAACCTTCCTTCTCATCTTACCAGGAGGATTGAGTCTTTGGGCTGCTACTGTCCAAGGACGATTCATTCCATACCGGTAGTTGCATGGAAAAGCAGCCTTCGCCGCCATAGAGACCAACAATGTTAACCGCATATCTCTGTATATGAGGACATGGAAAACTGAAGATTATTGCATGACACCTGATTGACAGCTTGATTCCTTATTAATACCAGCTGTCAATTTTAACATGTTAATTTAACTTCTGATCACATGAACAGTTCTAGTCCCTAAACATAGCTCAGACTGCAGTCATTTAGAAAGTTTACTCAAATGACAAATGTCAGGCAATGGTGTTGTAAGTTTAAAGAGATTCTTATaagcactctctctttcctgcagTACAGTTGTTTGGAGCAGAGGAGAGCTGGGAGGCTGTGAATATAGTGATAGCTATAGTGACACCCTGTCATGGTCACATATATGTCCACCTGTGTCGTACTGACAGTACTGCACCATTCTGTCTGCTTTTAAGAAGCTCAGTGACCTTACTTTCATGGGTTGGTAGCGAATGAACCAGCCCACTAACAGATGAATATGGGTAATACACCTGACATGGTGGTTCTCCGCTGATGTGCAATACAGCAAAGTCCTAAACCTAAGGTTACTATCAGAGGCTACTGACTTGTAATGCAGACGACACTGAAAGCGGCTTTGGATAAGAGCCTATGTAAAGTAAATGAAAGTAAACAACTTTAAGTCACACACCGTATACTTCACAGATTCCCGATCATTCAGTATCCCCTTTATTTGGTTAATTACCCATTTATTGTTCGATAGCACATATAAGCTGTAATATAAACTACACGGTATACAGGGTGAAATATTTATGTAGGTGCACCATATCGACAATCTGAGGCGGTGTGGTGCACTGAGGGGAACTTATTCACACTTAGGCCAGTTGAGCTCCTCTGAACTTTTAAAGATTACACACTCTAACCTTGCCGTTCATTTGAAGGGTTTAAGATGATGCAATTTAAAGTCAGGGTGATAATATACTTTGGGTCTGTGAGAGGCTCATGCCTCAGTTTGAAATTGTATTAGAAGCATCATGTCAGCAGCGAATATCACACTCTCTAAGCGTGCTTGGACACCTGGCGATAATTGCTGAAATCTTAAATCAGATGAGCGATAATTTTGTAATTTTCGACTAAACTGGCGTTGCAATGTTTGTATCTCTGTCAGATTTTTGTCTGTTCAGTTACACTTTCACGTTTACAAGATGTGAACTGGCTAGCTACCACTAGCCACCAGCACCACGAAATGAAAGCAGGcatctgtgaaaaacatgttttttttcggCTTACCAAAATATCTGCGATGTTTCCTCCTCGAAATAACTGCTTTTAATTTCACttacaaagaaataaatacacaatCGAAAAATGGCTATTTTTTAGAGCATTCACATTCACGTACGCTTCGACATTGACAAAAGAATCTCTTCTTCCTCTACATGTTTAAAGCCCGTTCGCGTAACAGTGCATACCGCCACCTATAGTACCAGAAGTGATATGAATCTAATTCATCTTGATGCTAAGCAGAACAAAAATAACCACCaggtaacaaacaaacaaacgaataaatgaatgaataaattcaaATCGAAACATTCCTATCCTATCTGACAGAAAACTAAATAGTGTGTTCTTATTGTATTCATTACTATTCACGCGTTTATGTGCAGGGATCCAGAAACCATATAAGCCTATCaatattttttctgtgtaaactgTCATATAGTTATAGTTACAGAAATTAGCAATTCACTAATCTACACGGCGAGGGGGGGTCTTTCTTGTGAAAATATATAACCtgacaaaataataaatgcTAGTTATATTAATAAGTAAACTGGAGGATTTTAGTTAACACATAAAAAAAGTCATGAGTCAAGGTGACCTTGTTTTTCattggacttttattttgatacagcGTAGAGGCAATCGTTATGTTGGAGGCCATTTCCGAGGCATGGGACAGGATATACTGCGCAGTAGTATATCCAATTAAATTGGACTTATATCCCGTAAACACCTCATATCTAGCTATAACTTTTGTTTATATTACTAAATTATCGCTCAAAATAATTGTCTGTTAATTATACACAAACTAGAAGCAATACAAGCAGCTGAACAGTGAGGATCTTGCAGAAACACCAAGAAAATTAGCAAGTTAGCAGTCATCGTCTATTAGCTACCCTGACGACATAAAATAACTAAGTTAACTATACCGATAAACTGGTCAAATTTTACATTGCGGTAAACATCGGTTCAAGTGCTGTAGTTCTTTAATGCGACCTTCATGCGCTGCACATACGTTAAAAATGCACATATGTACTAGCTAACCACTCAGTTAGCATTTACGATAGCTATGGTAGATCGGTTAGTATAAAATAGCTTTACGAACATACAAAGCAATTTAAGCAAAGTGCTGAGTGAATTCATGAAGAACCGTGGACAGTAAGATTATTTTAGCGATTGGGCCACGAAAAGCCTCat from Chanos chanos chromosome 2, fChaCha1.1, whole genome shotgun sequence includes these protein-coding regions:
- the mrpl24 gene encoding large ribosomal subunit protein uL24m; this translates as MRLTLLVSMAAKAAFPCNYRYGMNRPWTVAAQRLNPPGKMRRKVSVEPVPEKDWSVFRGDMMEVLSGKDKGKQGRVVQVFRRRNWVILEGLNTHYRYIGRSGDYRGTYIASEAPLLLRNVSLIDPSDRKPTEVTWKYTEEGEKVRVSVRTGRIIPKPVFQRKDGIIPQQWKDGPKDTTPEDCLEKTYTLSLKTLEEEIMEKMNIEEPRRARKSYWY